One Peromyscus leucopus breed LL Stock chromosome 2, UCI_PerLeu_2.1, whole genome shotgun sequence DNA window includes the following coding sequences:
- the LOC114700895 gene encoding PRAME family member 14-like, with the protein MNFQDPPTLQHLAVQGLLKDEVLAISALRHLPRLLFLPPFKEAFTGRFLKTLKAMVAAWPYPWLPVGSLMKTPDLEILKAVLDGLDMLLIQVWPRSCTIAFGMNEWAGAEDLGCSPQLVRKEQKLEDIPRPEVRQPLKIIVDLCLKLHKLDGYHTHLLQWAKPRKSSLQLCCRRLQIGFSKLNCLQHLYMNRVYFLTGQMKHLVWCLKSPLETLSIILCQFTPSYTNHLSQSQSLWQLNHPNLSGTSLYNLCFKPIQVLLESVTATLQTLELPNCGLEDSHFSALLPVLSWCSQLTKVSFYDNDMSMLILKDLLHHTANLSQLYPAPLECYDYGQLAQVCSPLMKTLKGHKAAQEGQLCY; encoded by the exons ATGAACTTCCAGGACCCACCAACACTCCAGCACTTGGCAGTCCAGGGCCTGCTGAAGGACGAGGTCTTGGCCATCTCTGCTCTGCGGCATCTGCCTAGGCTGCTGTTCTTACCACCGTTCAAGGAAGCCTTCACTGGCAGATTTCTGAAGACCCTGAAGGCAATGGTGGCAGCCTGGCCCTACCCCTGGCTCCCTGTGGGATCGCTGATGAAGACCCCCGATTTGGAGATCTTGAAGGCTGTGTTAGATGGCCTGGATATGCTGCTCATACAGGTTTGGCCCAG GTCATGCACCATAGCttttggaatgaatgaatgggctgGAGCTGAAGATCTTGGCTGCTCACCACAGTTAGTAAGGAAAGAGCAAAAACTGGAGGATATTCCAAGACCAGAGGTGAGGCAGCCCTTGAAGATAATAGTAGACCTTTGCCTCAAGTTGCACAAACTTGATGGATATCATACCCACTTATTGCAGTGGGCCAAGCCAAGGAAGAGTTCCCTGCAGCTCTGCTGCAGGAGGTTGCAGATTGGG TTCTCCAAACTCAATTGTCTCCAGCATCTCTACATGAATCGGGTCTACTTTCTCACTGGTCAGATGAAGCATTTGGTCTG GTGCCTGAAGAGCCCCTTGGAGACCCTGTCCATCATTCTCTGCCAGTTCACACCGTCATACACGAACCACTTATCCCAAAGTCAGAGCCTCTGGCAGCTCAATCACCCGAACCTGAGTGGTACTTCAttatataatttatgttttaagcCCATCCAAGTTCTCCTAGAGAGTGTTACAGCCACTCTGCAGACCCTTGAATTACCAAACTGTGGACTAGAGGACTCCCACTTCAGTGCCCTTCTGCCTGTCCTGAGCTGGTGCTCCCAGCTCACCAAGGTCAGTTTCTATGACAATGACATGTCCATGCTCATCCTTAAGGACCTTCTGCACCACACAGCCAACCTCAGCCAGCTGTACCCTGCCCCTTTGGAATGCTATGACTATGGTCAGCTTGCTCAAGTTTGTTCTCCACTCATGAAAACACTTAAGGGCCATAAGGCAGCCCAAGAAGGTCAACTTTGCTACTAA